A section of the bacterium genome encodes:
- a CDS encoding DNA-directed RNA polymerase subunit alpha C-terminal domain-containing protein, giving the protein MGLCSVDGPSGPAGGRILGPAEAAMGAWKLRAYQEGMVEGLRNDVRAQASPWLGLSSPMQTGKSRLTGPIVHMLRQEMGDDLRVLILTSGRVITGQMMEDLAEGLPPGEVGRYDGLVKTPKSVTVTGTLALVRNLDLFPAGPKTVVILDEAYATQSPSVGRILEHFGLARRASKEEGGLLVPVAGNGLVIGFSGTGAGLDGYKISGSLSLLEAMEAGWIRHMRGERQRVHIESQKMTSKGGERMVWWKATPANAEFLAELFDQKIHSASRRSLVFVPTIRHGRLLKKALEARHGQGFVRFVHSGTDMDGYRVNAELQLWKERGGALISVRMISRGFRATGADAVFHTYQTDSLELFGQRTGRAWGVLEGMTLADLSVLELAWGLQGSFANLPRLAGLVDYPKSVFETRSLKGSFRGLETKSRQRRERAQCIRAGRVSPLFARVPLSQEWQRLFAGILEREGGLSGVAKKTGIHPKTVAAFELGVIPTHLIQMERLQRFLGGKEAAVELWLRLWKTAVEEIRTQQEEVDETVGPSLLEWSGDVERLEEILAGRFTKGVGPEPLTERLFQGARDLAPTTVSDEELRAVIVSHLAQPPLEGRRLEIFQRAFMSGEPISLQTLAEEYAVERSRIGQIIKGITDRLEVAIYSDLIRRMPRPPEGEPLTLAYDLFFVLVAKLPFEGRAKNYLKNSNIKYLGELLGKSASMLLKTKNFGRKSLMEIEEVLADMGLSLGMPVSIEPVHKVP; this is encoded by the coding sequence ATGGGGCTTTGCAGCGTCGACGGCCCTTCGGGCCCGGCGGGAGGGAGGATCCTGGGACCGGCGGAAGCCGCGATGGGTGCCTGGAAACTTCGCGCCTACCAAGAGGGGATGGTCGAGGGATTGAGGAACGACGTCCGCGCCCAGGCCTCCCCGTGGCTCGGTCTCTCCTCCCCCATGCAGACGGGCAAGAGCCGGCTGACCGGCCCCATCGTGCACATGCTCCGTCAGGAGATGGGCGACGACCTCCGCGTTCTGATCCTCACCTCCGGGCGCGTCATCACGGGACAGATGATGGAGGACCTGGCGGAGGGCCTTCCGCCGGGCGAAGTCGGGCGGTACGACGGCCTGGTCAAGACGCCGAAGTCCGTGACCGTCACCGGCACCTTGGCCCTCGTGAGGAACCTCGACCTTTTTCCCGCGGGGCCCAAGACCGTGGTCATCCTCGACGAGGCCTACGCGACTCAATCGCCGTCGGTCGGCAGGATCCTCGAGCATTTCGGTCTGGCCCGGCGGGCCTCCAAGGAGGAAGGCGGACTCCTCGTCCCCGTCGCCGGCAATGGCCTCGTCATCGGCTTTTCCGGGACAGGTGCGGGACTGGACGGCTACAAGATCAGCGGGAGCCTGTCCCTCTTGGAGGCCATGGAGGCGGGCTGGATCCGCCACATGAGGGGCGAGCGCCAGCGCGTCCACATCGAAAGCCAGAAGATGACCTCGAAGGGCGGCGAGCGGATGGTCTGGTGGAAGGCCACGCCGGCGAACGCGGAGTTCCTGGCCGAGCTCTTCGACCAAAAGATCCATTCCGCGTCGCGACGCTCCCTCGTCTTCGTCCCCACCATCCGGCACGGGCGATTGCTCAAGAAGGCGCTGGAGGCAAGGCACGGACAGGGCTTTGTCCGTTTCGTGCATTCCGGGACGGACATGGACGGGTACCGCGTCAACGCTGAGCTGCAGCTCTGGAAGGAACGGGGCGGGGCCTTGATCTCCGTCCGCATGATCTCCCGGGGTTTCCGCGCCACCGGCGCCGACGCCGTCTTTCACACCTACCAGACCGACAGCCTGGAGCTCTTCGGCCAGAGGACGGGGCGGGCCTGGGGCGTTTTGGAGGGGATGACTCTTGCCGACCTGTCCGTCTTGGAACTCGCCTGGGGACTCCAAGGCTCCTTTGCCAACCTGCCCCGGCTGGCCGGGTTGGTCGACTACCCCAAGAGCGTTTTCGAGACCCGCTCGCTCAAGGGTTCCTTCCGCGGCTTGGAGACGAAGTCTCGGCAACGTCGCGAGCGCGCGCAGTGCATCCGCGCGGGCAGGGTCTCGCCGCTCTTCGCCCGGGTCCCATTGAGCCAAGAGTGGCAGAGGCTCTTCGCGGGGATCCTCGAACGCGAGGGTGGTCTCTCCGGCGTTGCAAAAAAAACAGGGATACACCCCAAGACCGTCGCCGCCTTCGAACTGGGCGTGATCCCGACCCACCTGATTCAAATGGAGAGGCTGCAGCGGTTTTTGGGGGGAAAGGAAGCCGCGGTGGAACTTTGGCTCCGTCTCTGGAAGACGGCGGTCGAGGAGATCCGGACGCAGCAGGAGGAGGTCGACGAAACGGTCGGGCCGTCCCTTCTCGAATGGTCCGGCGACGTCGAGCGCTTGGAGGAGATCTTGGCCGGCCGCTTTACGAAAGGGGTCGGGCCGGAGCCGTTGACCGAACGCCTTTTTCAAGGCGCCAGAGACCTCGCCCCGACAACAGTATCCGACGAGGAATTGAGGGCGGTCATCGTGAGCCACCTCGCTCAACCGCCGCTGGAAGGCCGACGGCTTGAAATCTTTCAACGGGCCTTCATGAGCGGCGAGCCCATCTCCCTTCAGACCCTGGCGGAGGAGTATGCGGTCGAGAGATCACGAATCGGTCAAATCATCAAAGGGATCACCGACCGTTTGGAGGTCGCCATCTACTCGGATTTGATCCGGCGAATGCCCAGGCCGCCGGAGGGCGAACCTCTCACACTGGCGTACGACCTGTTTTTCGTCTTGGTCGCGAAACTGCCTTTTGAGGGCAGGGCGAAGAACTATTTGAAGAACTCGAACATCAAATATCTGGGAGAGCTCCTGGGCAAATCCGCATCAATGCTGCTGAAAACGAAAAACTTCGGCCGAAAAAGTCTGATGGAAATCGAAGAAGTCCTCGCCGATATGGGTCTTTCCCTCGGCATGCCGGTGTCCATCGAACCCGTTCACAAGGTGCCGTAA
- a CDS encoding TIGR02147 family protein, which translates to MKRRLLRFMGTEAMNSIYDYTGYRAFLRDRFAEMKRKNPLFSYRSFNRLAGVKSSGFLKLVIDGKRNLADKGIRMIAQGFRLSEPERRYFECLVKFNQAATSAEKNRWFRELTQNKRFLAAKPVTAAQFSLFSHWYYVAILELIRVPSDGPKGLEWIQARIHPEIGLRDLKKAIADLTALDLIEEDPREGLRRKEFMLTTPDEVKSLSVTNFHVQMSELAARTVLREKVHDREFSALTVVMSEDGFQKAKEEIQKFRKKLHSLLEQEDGRPKNFVGHINLQLFKLSKLGEAA; encoded by the coding sequence TTGAAGCGGCGTCTGCTCCGTTTCATGGGAACCGAGGCGATGAACTCGATCTACGACTACACCGGCTACCGGGCGTTTCTGCGCGACCGATTCGCGGAGATGAAACGGAAGAACCCGCTCTTCTCCTACCGCTCATTCAACCGGCTGGCGGGGGTGAAGTCGTCCGGGTTCCTCAAGCTCGTCATAGACGGGAAGAGGAACCTCGCGGACAAAGGCATCCGGATGATCGCCCAGGGCTTCCGCCTGAGCGAGCCAGAGCGGAGGTACTTCGAGTGCCTCGTCAAGTTCAACCAGGCCGCGACCAGCGCGGAAAAGAACCGCTGGTTCCGCGAACTGACCCAGAACAAGCGCTTCCTCGCCGCCAAGCCCGTTACCGCCGCGCAGTTCTCCCTGTTTTCGCACTGGTATTACGTCGCCATTCTCGAATTGATCCGCGTGCCTTCGGACGGCCCCAAGGGACTGGAATGGATTCAGGCCCGCATCCATCCTGAGATCGGGCTTCGCGATCTTAAAAAAGCGATCGCCGACCTCACGGCCCTGGACCTCATCGAAGAGGACCCACGGGAGGGTCTCCGGCGGAAGGAGTTCATGCTGACGACGCCGGACGAGGTGAAGTCGCTTTCGGTCACCAACTTTCACGTCCAGATGAGCGAGCTCGCCGCGCGGACGGTCCTGCGGGAAAAGGTCCACGACCGGGAATTCTCCGCCTTGACCGTCGTCATGTCGGAGGACGGATTTCAGAAAGCGAAGGAAGAGATCCAAAAATTCCGCAAGAAGCTGCATTCCCTCCTCGAACAGGAGGACGGAAGGCCAAAGAATTTCGTCGGACACATCAATCTCCAACTCTTCAAACTCAGCAAACTCGGGGAGGCCGCATGA
- a CDS encoding type II toxin-antitoxin system RelE/ParE family toxin has protein sequence MPSYRIEFVKSARKEFDGLPAKIQPRVLEALQLLSTNPFSELLRFKKLKGAESLYRVRVGDYRIVYEVRGAVLLILVIKIGHRKDVYRNLP, from the coding sequence ATGCCGTCCTACCGCATCGAGTTCGTCAAGAGCGCGAGGAAGGAGTTCGACGGGCTCCCCGCGAAAATCCAGCCCCGCGTCCTCGAGGCCCTTCAACTCCTCTCCACCAATCCCTTTTCAGAACTATTGAGATTCAAAAAACTGAAAGGCGCGGAGTCCCTCTACCGGGTGCGCGTGGGAGACTACCGGATCGTCTACGAAGTGCGCGGCGCCGTCCTCCTGATCCTCGTCATCAAGATCGGACATCGGAAGGACGTCTACCGGAATCTCCCCTAA
- a CDS encoding DUF6290 family protein — protein MGETVTLSTDIDAQVKKAAVEFCRRRGLKLRHLVEQALIEQIEDEMDLEAYRQRKSEETVPLEDILSARRKSRKS, from the coding sequence ATGGGCGAAACCGTCACCCTCTCCACGGATATCGACGCCCAGGTCAAGAAGGCCGCGGTGGAGTTCTGCCGGCGGAGGGGGCTTAAGCTCCGCCACTTGGTCGAGCAGGCGCTGATCGAGCAGATCGAGGATGAAATGGATCTTGAGGCCTACCGCCAGCGGAAGTCCGAGGAGACGGTCCCGCTGGAGGACATCCTCTCCGCCCGAAGGAAGAGCCGCAAGTCCTGA
- a CDS encoding serine/threonine-protein kinase, whose amino-acid sequence MPITSVMLPAFPFVLGPAHSGHRYQGITRIAEGGMGAVYRGHRLAADHPPVAIKLLIDRSEKMAARFEREIAVAEGLDHPHIVRTLDHGCDVRFGPFIVMELLTGRTLDEVLGGRPYGRLAAEETAAIVSQICGALVYAQSRALVHRDIKPENIFIRGEDPWRLKVMDFGIARAFDADEKGIGPRKKLTEAGIAVGTFRYIAPEQCLGRPGLASDVYALGVMTYLMIEGRYPFPDHLSEPEDFVAWHFHGIPRPMTECRSPVLQDLVLKMLAKKPKERPRPDEIRKHVNDILNPASPPVPASPISDAETVRITGPIPLAEAETIRHQAPGMAGFHPKAVPVIQLRSVEAIPQAIANPDADRTVKTQDAPPPPNWTPRAASGEIARHSPPAPDKVIVAWDALKPRRPEASHSILVFVLLLLAGWIRKLVRNRE is encoded by the coding sequence ATGCCCATCACCTCAGTCATGTTGCCGGCCTTTCCCTTCGTCCTCGGACCCGCTCATTCCGGACATCGCTATCAAGGCATTACCAGGATCGCCGAGGGCGGCATGGGCGCCGTCTACCGCGGCCATCGCCTGGCGGCGGACCATCCGCCCGTGGCCATCAAGCTCTTGATCGACCGCTCCGAAAAGATGGCCGCGCGTTTCGAAAGGGAGATCGCAGTCGCAGAAGGCCTCGACCACCCCCACATCGTCCGGACCCTGGATCACGGCTGCGACGTAAGATTCGGCCCCTTCATCGTCATGGAACTGCTCACGGGGAGGACCTTGGACGAGGTCTTGGGCGGCCGGCCCTACGGCCGGCTCGCGGCCGAGGAAACCGCCGCGATCGTGTCTCAAATCTGCGGCGCCTTGGTCTATGCGCAATCGCGCGCTTTGGTGCATCGCGACATCAAGCCGGAAAACATCTTTATCCGCGGCGAAGATCCCTGGAGGCTGAAGGTCATGGATTTCGGCATCGCCCGCGCCTTTGACGCGGACGAAAAGGGAATCGGCCCGAGAAAAAAACTGACCGAGGCCGGAATCGCCGTCGGGACGTTCCGTTATATCGCGCCGGAGCAATGTTTGGGCAGGCCGGGACTCGCGTCGGACGTCTACGCCTTGGGCGTCATGACCTACCTGATGATCGAGGGACGTTATCCCTTCCCGGACCATTTGAGCGAGCCGGAGGATTTCGTCGCCTGGCACTTTCACGGCATTCCGAGGCCGATGACCGAATGCCGGTCTCCCGTCCTGCAGGACCTGGTCCTGAAAATGCTGGCCAAGAAACCGAAGGAGAGGCCCAGGCCGGACGAGATTCGAAAACATGTGAATGATATTCTGAATCCGGCCAGTCCGCCGGTTCCGGCGAGTCCCATTTCGGACGCGGAGACGGTGAGGATCACCGGCCCCATACCCCTCGCGGAAGCCGAGACGATCCGGCATCAAGCGCCGGGGATGGCCGGGTTTCATCCGAAGGCGGTACCCGTCATTCAGCTGCGCTCCGTCGAGGCGATCCCCCAAGCCATCGCGAATCCCGACGCCGACCGCACGGTCAAAACGCAAGACGCCCCGCCGCCGCCCAACTGGACGCCAAGAGCCGCCTCCGGGGAAATTGCCCGGCATTCGCCTCCGGCCCCCGACAAGGTCATCGTCGCATGGGACGCCCTGAAACCCCGACGCCCCGAAGCATCGCACTCGATTCTCGTCTTCGTCCTGCTTCTGTTGGCGGGTTGGATCCGAAAACTGGTCAGGAACCGGGAATAG
- a CDS encoding SUMF1/EgtB/PvdO family nonheme iron enzyme, giving the protein MRLATFASSAFLTGLAAEFGCGGPAAPASELREVFVPAGTFIAGADCNTAKVEPGCDRSFRDRRSSIALDAFYIDRNLVTRGEYGMPDRLLPPQFADPEANRYIEGLAIVTYEKAQAYCAKLGKRLPTPDEFERIARGTDGRVTPWGTRESPCLGSQLTLGCLAYVGPAGARSVAHLPQWVEGGLVYGGYHTFEAFKGDEPAAYAFRCAR; this is encoded by the coding sequence ATGAGACTCGCCACGTTCGCCTCATCGGCCTTCTTGACGGGTCTCGCCGCCGAATTCGGCTGCGGCGGACCGGCGGCGCCGGCATCGGAATTGCGCGAAGTTTTTGTGCCGGCCGGTACATTCATCGCAGGAGCGGACTGCAACACGGCCAAGGTCGAGCCCGGTTGCGACCGGTCCTTTCGCGACCGCCGCTCTTCCATCGCCCTCGACGCGTTTTACATCGACCGCAATCTCGTCACGCGCGGCGAGTATGGGATGCCGGACCGCCTATTGCCCCCCCAATTCGCCGATCCGGAGGCCAACCGGTATATCGAGGGACTGGCCATCGTCACCTATGAGAAGGCCCAAGCTTATTGCGCGAAGCTCGGCAAACGCCTGCCGACGCCCGATGAGTTCGAGCGCATCGCCCGGGGCACCGACGGGCGCGTCACGCCCTGGGGGACGCGGGAGTCGCCGTGCTTAGGATCGCAGCTCACGCTCGGTTGTCTCGCCTACGTGGGTCCTGCGGGCGCCCGCTCCGTCGCCCACCTCCCGCAGTGGGTCGAAGGGGGTCTCGTTTACGGGGGCTATCATACATTCGAGGCCTTCAAAGGCGACGAGCCGGCCGCCTACGCCTTCCGCTGCGCCCGCTGA
- a CDS encoding TIGR02147 family protein: MPPNPSIYDYLDYRGFLKDRFLEIKKRNPLFSYQSFSRLAGARSTSFLKLVMDGKRNVSDEGIGMIARGFRLSEPERKYFECLVKFNQAKIHEEKDRYFRELAKNKRWLAAKPLAAAQYRLLSHWYYVAILELVRIPSDLPKDACWIQKRLRPEVELKEVKAAVAELVRLDLLAHDKEEGLVRSEAMLATEDAVRSLSAVNFHAQMSQLAAKAVAEQKAREREFTTLTVVTSEKAFQRAREEIRKFRDHLHSILEQENEDPKDFVGHFNLQLFRLSEKETLS; this comes from the coding sequence ATGCCGCCGAACCCTTCCATCTATGACTACCTGGACTACCGGGGTTTCCTGAAGGACCGGTTCCTGGAGATTAAGAAGAGGAATCCCCTCTTTTCCTACCAGTCGTTCAGTCGGCTCGCGGGCGCCCGGTCGACCAGCTTCTTGAAGCTCGTCATGGACGGCAAGCGGAACGTCTCCGACGAAGGCATCGGGATGATCGCCCGCGGCTTCCGCCTCTCCGAGCCGGAGCGGAAATATTTCGAGTGCCTCGTCAAATTCAACCAGGCCAAGATCCACGAGGAAAAAGACCGGTATTTCCGCGAACTCGCCAAGAACAAACGCTGGCTCGCGGCCAAACCCTTGGCCGCGGCCCAGTACCGCCTGCTCTCACATTGGTATTATGTCGCGATCCTGGAGCTTGTCCGGATCCCATCGGACCTTCCCAAGGACGCCTGCTGGATTCAGAAAAGACTCCGTCCCGAGGTGGAATTGAAGGAGGTCAAGGCGGCGGTTGCGGAGCTCGTCCGGCTCGATCTCCTGGCGCACGACAAGGAGGAGGGACTCGTCAGGAGCGAGGCAATGCTCGCGACAGAGGACGCCGTGCGCTCGCTTTCGGCCGTGAATTTCCATGCCCAGATGAGCCAGCTCGCCGCCAAGGCGGTGGCGGAGCAGAAGGCCCGCGAGCGGGAATTCACCACGCTCACGGTCGTGACCTCCGAAAAGGCCTTTCAAAGGGCGCGTGAGGAGATCCGCAAGTTCCGGGACCACCTGCATTCCATTCTCGAACAGGAGAACGAGGACCCCAAGGATTTTGTCGGCCACTTCAATCTGCAGCTCTTCCGCCTGAGCGAAAAGGAAACCCTGTCATGA